A single genomic interval of Brevundimonas diminuta harbors:
- a CDS encoding type II secretion system F family protein, with amino-acid sequence MLPILAAVLAFITIGGLGWVFVGGDDSSAQAVKRAQSLGEPKKSAALARKAAAANTPEARRKQILVQLQDADRRERKARTTLASRLKQAGLSLSVTTFYIISAVVGLVTGLGALIFGLPILVVIGIALIFGLGLPRWIVGFLGKSRMKKFSLEFPNAVDVIVRGIKSGLPVHECFKIIARESPAPLGPEFQTLVEGLGVGLTLEQALEKMYGRMPTSELRFFTIVIAIQQKTGGNLAEALGNLSAVLRARRMMGEKIKALSSEALASAGIIASLPPAVMTMVMFTTPSYMMPLFTDFRGNFMLLMAALLMATGIFVMKRMISFKF; translated from the coding sequence ATGCTTCCAATTCTCGCCGCCGTTCTGGCCTTCATCACCATCGGCGGACTGGGCTGGGTCTTCGTCGGGGGAGACGATTCCTCGGCCCAGGCCGTCAAACGCGCGCAAAGCTTGGGCGAACCCAAGAAGAGCGCCGCGCTCGCCCGCAAGGCGGCCGCCGCCAATACGCCCGAGGCGCGCCGCAAGCAGATTCTGGTCCAGCTTCAGGATGCCGACCGCCGCGAGCGCAAGGCGCGCACGACGCTGGCGTCGCGCCTGAAACAGGCAGGCTTGAGCCTGAGCGTGACGACCTTCTACATCATCTCGGCTGTGGTCGGGCTGGTGACCGGCCTGGGCGCGCTGATCTTCGGATTGCCGATCCTGGTGGTCATCGGTATCGCTCTGATCTTCGGTCTGGGACTGCCGCGCTGGATCGTGGGTTTCCTCGGCAAGTCGCGGATGAAGAAGTTCTCGCTGGAGTTCCCCAACGCCGTCGACGTGATTGTGCGCGGCATCAAGTCGGGCCTGCCGGTCCACGAATGTTTCAAGATCATCGCCCGCGAGAGCCCGGCGCCGCTGGGGCCGGAGTTTCAGACACTGGTCGAGGGCCTGGGCGTCGGCCTGACCCTGGAGCAGGCGTTGGAGAAAATGTACGGCCGGATGCCGACGTCCGAACTGCGTTTCTTCACCATCGTCATCGCCATCCAGCAGAAGACCGGCGGCAACCTGGCCGAGGCGCTGGGCAATCTGTCGGCCGTGCTGCGCGCCCGTCGGATGATGGGCGAGAAGATCAAGGCGTTGTCGTCCGAAGCGCTGGCCTCGGCGGGCATCATCGCCTCTCTGCCGCCTGCGGTCATGACAATGGTCATGTTCACCACCCCCTCTTACATGATGCCGCTGTTCACCGATTTCCGCGGCAACTTCATGCTGCTGATGGCGGCGCTGCTGATGGCGACCGGCATCTTCGTGATGAAACGCATGATCTCGTTCAAGTTCTGA
- a CDS encoding type II secretion system F family protein, with amino-acid sequence MESFIRFITDPQNLLSIGVGVLVFATVVTLLSSMTGGVALDKRMKAVAERRDDLKRRSRANMAGGQGALRHTDDGFKKRIVDRLNLSKLLEDPKVAGQMVQAGYRGPRPLTTFYFFRFTSPFIFMIVAAFYLFVIKVVDWPTMNKVTATMAAAVAGFYAPNIYLKNRIDKRRASIMQAFPDALDLLLICVEAGMSIEAAIAKVSQEMGPSSIDLAEELSLLSAELSYLPDRRIAYENLGKRTNHPGVKSVATAMTQAETYGTPLATALRVMAKENRDLRMSAAEKKASALPAKLTVPMILFFLPVLFIVILGPAILNVIDMMKDGR; translated from the coding sequence ATGGAAAGCTTCATCCGTTTCATCACCGACCCGCAGAACCTGCTTAGCATCGGCGTGGGTGTGCTGGTCTTCGCCACGGTCGTCACCCTGTTGTCGTCGATGACGGGCGGGGTTGCGCTAGACAAGCGAATGAAGGCGGTTGCGGAACGCCGCGACGACCTGAAACGCCGGTCACGCGCGAACATGGCCGGCGGTCAGGGGGCGCTGCGTCACACCGACGACGGGTTCAAGAAGCGGATTGTGGATCGGCTGAATCTGTCCAAGCTTCTGGAAGATCCCAAGGTCGCGGGTCAGATGGTGCAGGCCGGTTATCGCGGGCCGCGTCCGCTGACGACCTTCTACTTCTTCCGCTTCACCTCGCCCTTCATCTTCATGATCGTGGCGGCGTTTTATCTGTTCGTGATCAAGGTCGTGGACTGGCCCACGATGAACAAGGTGACCGCGACGATGGCGGCGGCGGTCGCCGGCTTCTATGCGCCGAACATCTATTTAAAAAATCGGATCGACAAGCGCCGCGCCTCGATCATGCAGGCGTTCCCTGACGCGCTGGACCTTCTGCTGATCTGTGTCGAGGCGGGCATGTCGATCGAGGCGGCGATCGCCAAGGTCAGTCAGGAAATGGGGCCGTCATCGATCGATCTGGCCGAGGAACTGTCGCTGCTGTCGGCGGAGTTGAGCTATCTGCCCGACCGTCGCATAGCCTACGAAAATCTGGGCAAGCGCACCAACCACCCGGGCGTGAAGTCGGTGGCCACCGCCATGACGCAGGCCGAAACCTATGGCACGCCGCTGGCCACCGCCCTGCGCGTCATGGCGAAGGAAAATCGCGATTTGCGGATGTCCGCCGCAGAGAAAAAGGCCTCGGCCCTGCCGGCCAAACTGACCGTGCCGATGATCCTGTTCTTCCTGCCGGTCCTGTTCATCGTCATCCTGGGTCCGGCGATCCTGAATGTCATCGACATGATGAAGGACGGGCGTTAG
- a CDS encoding SRPBCC domain-containing protein, with the protein MDDTRIEKRVGVQATSDRIWDLVADLSDWGAWNPIDRDVEGAIAYGGRLTMTEAWPDMAERQAAAQVVEWQPRARLVWAERRGFLFQSLRYIQIEELAPGNCIVAIGIRFSGIRGELFHDKHRPAIKAAFESAAHGLKAAAERA; encoded by the coding sequence ATGGATGACACTCGCATCGAAAAACGCGTCGGCGTTCAGGCGACCTCGGACCGCATCTGGGACTTGGTCGCGGACCTATCCGACTGGGGCGCCTGGAACCCGATCGACAGGGACGTCGAGGGCGCCATCGCCTATGGCGGCCGCCTGACCATGACCGAGGCGTGGCCCGATATGGCCGAACGCCAGGCGGCGGCCCAGGTGGTGGAGTGGCAACCGCGCGCGCGTCTGGTCTGGGCCGAACGGCGCGGCTTCCTGTTCCAGAGCCTGCGCTATATCCAGATCGAGGAGTTGGCGCCCGGCAACTGCATCGTCGCCATCGGCATCCGCTTTTCGGGCATTCGCGGCGAGCTGTTCCATGACAAGCATCGCCCGGCGATCAAGGCGGCGTTCGAAAGCGCCGCCCATGGACTGAAGGCGGCGGCGGAGCGCGCCTAA
- a CDS encoding amidohydrolase has product MRRLFAASTLALLLAAGAAQAQVDTASVDAAVQRVMPEVVAWRRDFHQHPELGFAETRSAGVIAEHLRSLGLEVRTGVGKTGVIGVLRGARPGRTVALRADMDALPVQEATGLDFASTATGTYMSNTVPVAHACGHDMHMAMLMGAAEVLAGMKDRIAGTVVFVFQPAEEGAPPGEPKGGAALMIADGALNDPKPEAIFGLHVVPGRPGSVFYRPEGFMAASDRVDIRLMGKQTHGAWPWRGVDVIAVAGQVVETVNTLTARTVDPTTTPTVFTIATINAGVRYNIIPDSATLSGTLRTFDTAQRDALVARAETAIDHVAEAYGATAEFGVKQNAALVFNDPGLSAWLAPVLTEAAGAGNVNAATPPTTVAEDFSYFQQVIPGVFYHLGASPDGVDPAQSAPNHSPEFSPNEKVLPLGVKTHVLTALRFLERS; this is encoded by the coding sequence ATGCGCCGATTGTTCGCCGCCTCCACACTGGCGCTGTTGCTTGCCGCCGGCGCCGCTCAGGCGCAGGTCGATACGGCCAGTGTGGACGCCGCCGTCCAGCGCGTCATGCCCGAGGTCGTCGCGTGGCGGCGCGACTTCCACCAGCACCCTGAACTGGGCTTCGCCGAGACCCGTTCGGCCGGGGTGATCGCCGAGCATCTGCGGTCGTTGGGGCTGGAGGTCCGCACCGGGGTCGGCAAGACCGGCGTGATCGGCGTGCTGCGCGGCGCACGGCCGGGTCGGACGGTGGCCCTGCGCGCCGACATGGACGCCCTGCCGGTGCAGGAGGCGACGGGCCTGGACTTCGCCTCGACCGCCACCGGGACCTACATGAGCAATACGGTGCCGGTGGCCCACGCCTGCGGCCACGACATGCATATGGCCATGCTGATGGGCGCGGCCGAGGTGCTGGCGGGGATGAAGGACCGGATCGCCGGCACGGTGGTCTTCGTCTTCCAGCCGGCCGAGGAGGGCGCGCCTCCGGGAGAGCCCAAGGGCGGGGCGGCCCTGATGATCGCGGACGGGGCGCTGAACGATCCCAAGCCTGAGGCCATCTTCGGCCTGCACGTCGTGCCGGGCCGTCCGGGCAGCGTCTTTTATCGACCCGAGGGCTTCATGGCCGCCTCCGACCGCGTGGATATCCGCCTCATGGGCAAGCAGACGCATGGTGCCTGGCCCTGGCGCGGGGTCGACGTGATCGCGGTAGCGGGCCAGGTGGTCGAGACGGTCAACACCCTGACGGCGCGCACGGTCGATCCGACCACGACCCCGACCGTCTTCACTATCGCCACGATCAATGCCGGCGTCCGCTACAACATCATCCCCGACAGTGCGACGCTGTCCGGCACCCTGCGCACCTTCGATACGGCCCAGCGCGACGCCCTGGTCGCCCGCGCGGAGACCGCCATCGACCACGTCGCCGAGGCTTACGGCGCCACCGCCGAGTTCGGCGTCAAACAGAACGCCGCCCTGGTGTTCAATGACCCCGGCCTGTCCGCCTGGCTGGCCCCTGTCCTGACCGAGGCGGCGGGCGCGGGGAACGTCAACGCCGCCACGCCCCCGACCACGGTGGCTGAGGACTTCAGCTATTTCCAGCAGGTCATCCCCGGCGTCTTCTACCATCTCGGCGCCAGTCCCGACGGCGTCGACCCCGCCCAATCCGCACCCAACCATTCGCCGGAGTTTTCACCGAACGAAAAGGTTCTGCCGCTGGGGGTGAAGACGCACGTTTTGACGGCGTTGCGGTTTTTGGAGCGGAGCTAG
- the dapE gene encoding succinyl-diaminopimelate desuccinylase, whose protein sequence is MSRASTPVIDPVELTRDLIRIPSVTPADEGAMDVLERHLTALGFTCRRLAFEGPGGEGVHARIENLYARRGTASPNLCFAGHTDVVPTGPSDQWSAQPFNAEVRDGVLYGRGAVDMKGGIAAWVAAVSQVLAEGEPKGSLSFLITGDEEGPALHGTKRVVEALAAEGEVIDACVVGEPSSSQQLGDMIKVGRRGSLNTWITVHGKQGHVAYPERAANPAPVIAKLIARLNDYVLDQGYENFPPSNLEITTIDIGNPATNIIPAQATARLNIRFNPSHTGDALIDWLNREAGAMQAETGLQITLEHLCSGEAFLTEPGAFVEAVQDAVEAVAGRRPVASTTGGTSDARFIRALCPVLELGLVGQTMHQIDERVPTAELETLTAVYRRVIETVFERL, encoded by the coding sequence ATGAGCCGCGCATCAACTCCCGTCATCGATCCTGTCGAACTGACCCGCGACCTGATCCGCATTCCCTCCGTCACGCCCGCCGACGAGGGGGCGATGGATGTGCTGGAGCGCCATCTGACGGCGCTAGGCTTCACCTGCCGCCGCCTGGCCTTCGAGGGACCGGGAGGCGAGGGCGTCCATGCGCGGATCGAGAACCTGTACGCCCGGCGCGGGACCGCCTCGCCCAACCTGTGTTTCGCCGGCCATACGGACGTGGTCCCGACCGGCCCGTCGGACCAGTGGTCGGCCCAACCCTTCAACGCCGAGGTCAGGGACGGCGTCCTGTACGGCCGGGGCGCGGTGGACATGAAGGGCGGGATCGCCGCCTGGGTCGCCGCCGTGTCCCAGGTGCTGGCCGAAGGCGAGCCGAAGGGCTCCCTCTCCTTCCTGATCACCGGCGACGAGGAAGGCCCGGCGCTTCATGGCACCAAGCGGGTGGTCGAGGCCCTGGCGGCCGAGGGCGAGGTCATCGACGCCTGCGTTGTCGGCGAACCCTCCTCGTCGCAACAGCTGGGCGACATGATCAAGGTCGGGCGGCGCGGCTCGTTGAACACCTGGATCACCGTCCACGGCAAACAGGGCCATGTCGCCTATCCCGAGCGCGCCGCCAACCCGGCCCCGGTGATCGCGAAGCTGATAGCCCGCCTGAACGATTACGTCCTCGACCAAGGCTACGAGAACTTCCCCCCGTCGAACCTCGAAATCACCACCATCGACATCGGCAATCCGGCGACCAACATCATCCCGGCCCAGGCGACGGCGCGGCTGAACATCCGCTTCAACCCCAGCCATACCGGCGACGCCCTGATCGACTGGCTGAACCGCGAGGCCGGTGCCATGCAGGCCGAGACCGGGCTTCAGATCACCCTGGAGCACCTGTGCTCGGGCGAGGCCTTCCTGACCGAGCCGGGCGCCTTCGTGGAGGCGGTTCAGGACGCGGTCGAGGCCGTGGCGGGCCGCCGCCCCGTGGCCTCCACCACCGGCGGCACCTCCGACGCCCGCTTCATCCGCGCCCTGTGCCCGGTCTTGGAACTGGGCCTGGTCGGCCAGACCATGCACCAGATCGACGAACGGGTGCCGACGGCGGAGCTGGAGACGCTGACGGCGGTCTATCGCCGGGTGATCGAGACGGTGTTTGAGCGGTTGTAG
- a CDS encoding MFS transporter, which translates to MTKESIAAGPAAPPSPPEGPASPWGIRDFRLLWFGRVVAVLAIQIQSSALLWQVYEIARRDHPVEEASLYLGLVGLCQFLPLLAFTLPAGAMADRRDRKRTVWISILVEAACAGSFLAMALHGNPPLWGLLAVAALFGAARAFLAPASQAFLPMVVGRKALPPAIAAQSIAFQTGAIAGPALGGVIVGVNVPLAYAVSLGMFLLAVAAFILIRTSGKPAPQANPLSPVDSVKEGLAYVWKTKIVLGAISLDLVVVLLAGVALLTPIFARDILHVGPQGFGLLRASFGVGAMVMAIYLSRYPVRQNGGRWMFAAVAVFGLCTITFGLSRIVWLSGLALFIGGAADMISVNVRQTLIQLATPDHMRGRVSSVSMLFIGASNELGEAYSGVMVRLLGAVGAAVFGGFGALAATGAWATMFPGLRKADRLT; encoded by the coding sequence TTGACCAAAGAATCCATCGCTGCCGGCCCCGCCGCCCCGCCATCTCCGCCCGAAGGCCCGGCCAGCCCGTGGGGCATTCGCGACTTCCGCCTGTTGTGGTTCGGCCGCGTGGTGGCGGTGCTGGCGATCCAGATCCAGTCCTCGGCCCTGTTATGGCAGGTCTATGAGATCGCCCGGCGCGATCATCCGGTCGAGGAGGCCAGCCTGTATCTGGGGCTGGTGGGGCTGTGTCAGTTCCTGCCGCTGCTGGCCTTTACGCTTCCCGCCGGGGCGATGGCGGATCGGCGCGACCGGAAGCGCACGGTGTGGATCTCGATCCTGGTCGAGGCGGCCTGCGCGGGATCATTCCTGGCCATGGCCCTGCACGGAAACCCGCCGCTGTGGGGTCTGTTGGCGGTCGCGGCCCTGTTCGGCGCGGCGCGGGCGTTTCTGGCGCCGGCCAGCCAGGCCTTCCTGCCGATGGTGGTGGGGCGAAAGGCTCTGCCGCCCGCCATCGCGGCCCAGTCCATCGCATTCCAGACAGGGGCCATCGCCGGCCCGGCCCTGGGCGGGGTGATCGTGGGGGTGAACGTGCCCCTGGCCTATGCGGTGTCGCTGGGCATGTTCCTGCTGGCCGTCGCCGCCTTCATCCTGATCCGCACCAGCGGCAAGCCCGCGCCACAGGCCAATCCACTGTCGCCTGTGGATTCCGTGAAGGAAGGTCTGGCCTATGTCTGGAAGACCAAGATCGTGCTGGGCGCCATCTCACTGGATCTGGTGGTGGTGCTGCTGGCGGGCGTGGCGCTGCTGACGCCGATCTTCGCGCGCGACATCCTGCATGTTGGACCGCAAGGGTTCGGCTTGTTGCGGGCGTCGTTCGGCGTGGGGGCCATGGTCATGGCTATCTACCTAAGCCGCTATCCGGTCCGCCAGAACGGCGGGCGCTGGATGTTCGCGGCGGTGGCGGTGTTCGGCCTGTGCACCATCACCTTCGGCCTGTCGCGCATCGTCTGGCTGTCAGGCCTGGCCCTGTTCATCGGCGGGGCGGCGGACATGATCAGCGTCAATGTGCGCCAGACCCTGATCCAGCTGGCCACGCCCGATCACATGCGCGGGCGGGTGTCCTCGGTGTCCATGCTGTTCATCGGCGCCTCGAACGAACTGGGCGAGGCCTATTCCGGCGTCATGGTCCGGCTGCTGGGCGCGGTCGGGGCGGCGGTGTTCGGCGGATTCGGCGCCCTGGCCGCGACCGGGGCCTGGGCGACGATGTTCCCGGGGCTGAGGAAGGCGGATCGGCTGACGTGA